One Podarcis muralis chromosome Z, rPodMur119.hap1.1, whole genome shotgun sequence DNA segment encodes these proteins:
- the LOC114589411 gene encoding uncharacterized protein LOC114589411 isoform X3, whose amino-acid sequence MAEKLQPRALRLSPPGLGLAEGRGERGAVRMSGDMDEEDEAFQLPTGGTRLASLFGQDQTTTEYGNVLFQYMPPKQPKKGQLATAAGLPTQKHPPAAAAAAAPTAVPAAAAAPAPTAAVHSVFFATVVHAYLFTNGKYVKHGKYGAAVVGSNATKEYKVLLYISKQQQIATASIHACFVFTVHPNNYCTFYDDQRQIWSIMFESEMAAVDFSKQLCIAKYNSSQSPDSVLCQDLVLGDGQGVATGDVLEITFTGWLFQNGSLGQVFASNVNKEKLLRLKLGSGKVIKAWEDGMIGMKRGGRRFLLIPPALAYRPLAESERIPPDSTLAFEVEVKRVWFAKGADSAGQSLGPKDSLTPSPAPHSESPATDPAWLTTPTPAPKPGYVEQSILIFEQSDSSLQSTMEHTQARVLHAEQEKHMPPLDQGWDQVRVTEELAEATAQITQLQLELARHQKQEMNLRSQLNEALAESERQKAQVSRLRAQLAEHEKLSDLKHRYQEVNLIAMQLEEKVAGLDVELAYHRVEIENLDKKIINEVFQSLRGQFNLEESYTGQEVLGIVLNAIKTTTLQLLESQEEQRGSSSTEEEGPAERKQPSAAPLYGDPHSNSIREPAPVASPAPLANLKESSSSPPSTALEGAQDSLLFAAPEAHSSEALVEQTCAASAQTARLSLRLSASIEKERPSTQGEMDTKDTAILAPPNPAADETAPPMEGPTMGPEGKEQSGASQHTAGPTSQAAVADKQQDLAGASQPRPASSPMEADSRSVPGWEGDGNCTYDGSYGTQCLVF is encoded by the exons ATGGCAGAGAAGTTGCAGCCGCGCGCCTTGCGGCTCTCGCCTCCCGGCTTGGGCTTAGCCGAGGGGCGCGGGGAGCGAGGGGCCGTCAGGATGTCGGGGGACATGGATGAAGAAGACGAGGCCTTCCAGCTTCCGACGGGAGG GACCAGGCTGGCCTCTCTCTTTGGACAGGATCAGACAACTACAGAATATGGAAATGTGCTCTTCCAATACATGCCACCCAAGCAGCCTAAAAAAGGTCAACTAGCTACCG CTGCAGGTCTGCCCACCCAGAAGcatcctcctgcagctgctgctgctgctgcacccacTGCTgtgcccgctgctgctgctgctcctgcgccCACTGCAGCAGTGCATTCAGTCTTCTTTGCTACAGTTGTTCATGCATATTTGTT TACCAATGGGAAATATGTGAAACATGGCAAGTATGGAGCAGCTGTAGTGGGCAGCAATGCAACCAAGGAG TACAAAGTGCTTCTTTATatcagcaagcagcagcagattGCGACCGCCAGCATCCATGCCTGTTTTGTATTCACG GTGCATCCCAACAACTACTGCACATTTTATGatgatcagaggcagatttggtcCATCATGTTTGAATCAGAAATGGCGGCTGTGGACTTCAGCAAGCAG CTGTGCATTGCCAAGTATAACAGCAGCCAATCTCCTGACTCAGTGCTGTGCCAGGATCTTGTTCTCGGAGATGGCCAAGGTGTGGCGACTGGAGATGTCCTGGAGATCACTTTTACAGGCTGGCTGTTCCAGAACGGTAGTCTTGGGCAG GTTTTCGCCTCGAATGTAAATAAAGAGAAGCTGCTCCGTCTGAAGCTAGGCTCTGGCAAAGTCATCAAG GCCTGGGAAGATGGAATGATTGGCATGAAGAGAGGAGGGAGGCGGTTCCTCCTCATCCCGCCAGCATTGGCTTACAGGCCTTTGGCAGAATCTGAACGCATTCCTCCAGACTCGACCCTGGCCTTTGAGGTGGAAGTCAAACGG GTGTGGTTTGCAAAGGGTGCTGACTCCGCCGGACAGAGCCTGGGCCCCAAGGACTCCCTCACACCTTCACCAGCACCACATTCAGAAAGCCCCGCTACAGACCCAGCCTGGCTGACGACTCCTACACCTGCTCCAAAGCCAGG CTATGTGGAGCAGAGCATCCTGATATTTGAGCAGAGCGATAGCTCACTGCAGAGCACCATGGAGCACACCCAGGCAAGGGTCCTACATGCTGAACAGGAGAAG CACATGCCGCCACTGGATCAGGGGTGGGACCAG GTCAGGGTCACCGAGGAGCTAGCGGAAGCCACAGCACAGATCACCCAGCTGCAGCTGGAGCTGGCCCGTCATCAGAAGCAGGAGATGAATCTCCGCTCCCAACTGAATGAAGCCCTGGCAGAGTCGgagaggcagaaagcccaggtcagcCGACTCCGTGCACAGCTGGCAG AACATGAGAAGTTGTCTGACTTGAAACACAGATACCAGGAGGTGAACCTGATTGCGATGCAGTTGGAGGAGAAGGTGGCAGGCCTGGACGTAGAGCTGGCTTATCACCGCGTTGAAATTGAGAATCTGGATAAG AAGATCATCAACGAGGTCTTCCAGTCCCTGCGGGGCCAGTTCAACTTGGAGGAGTCCTATACTGGCCAGGAGGTCCTGGGTATCGTCCTGAACGCCATCAAG ACAACAactctgcagctgctggagagtcaggaggagcaaagggggagcAGCAGCACCGAGGAGGAAGGACCTGCGGAAAGGAAGCAGCCAAGTGCCGCACCCCTTTATGGGGATCCCCACAGCAACTCTATCCGAGAACCAGCACCAGTGGCATCCCCCGCTCCTTTGGCTAATCTGAAAGAAAGCTCAAGCAGTCCTCCATCCACCGCTCTCGAAGGAGCCCAAGACAGTCTGCTTTTTGCAGCTCCTGAGGCTCATTCTTCAGAAGCACTGGTTGAACAAACTTGTGCAGCCTCTGCTCAAACTGCAAGGCTGTCTCTCAGGCTCTCCGCCAGTATTGAGAAGGAGAGGCCAAGCACTCAGGGTGAAATGGACACAAAAGACACTGCCATTCTGGCACCTCCAAATCCAGCGGCGGATGAGACGGCACCTCCAATGGAGGGGCCCACAATGGGTCCAGAGGGCAAGGAGCAGAGTGGGGCAAGTCAGCACACCGCTGGCCCCACCTCTCAAGCTGCTGTAGCTGACAAGCAGCAGGACTTGGCTGGAGCCTCACAGCCAAGACCAGCGTCCAGCCCCATGGAAGCGGATTCCAGGTCTGTGCCAGGGTGGGAGGGGGACGGGAACTGTACCTATGATGGGTCTTATGGTACTCAGTGCCTTGTGTTCTGA